The DNA segment CAAATCCTGTTGCAACGATCAAGCGTTCACTGCTATAAACGTTTCCATTGCTATCTATAACCATGAAATCGTCATTTTTGGCAATTCTGACAATTTTGCAACCATATTTTATGTTTAGGTCGTAATAGCTTACAAAATCACCAAGATACCGAACAAATTCTTTTGCTTGAGGAAAATAATCCCTGCTATAGTTTTTTAATAACAAGTTTTCGTTGTCACACAGAAGGGAGTTCCAATCCCACCTGAGATTGATTTCTGCATCATCATATCCCGTGTATAATTTGTTAATTGAAATTAATTTTCCGTGGCGAGGAAACTTCTTGAAAGATGCTCCAGGAGAATCTTCTCCTTCAAGAATCAAATAGCTGCGATTGGCTTTTTCTAGAAAGTAGCCTAGCTGTAGGCCTGCTGGCCCAGCACCAATAATCACATAATCAAACTGAGTGTTTGAATTCATTTCCCTTATCCCTTAAGCTCTATTATTTGAGCAGACGACCCTAGAAAATTTCGAGTGTTACGAAACTCAGAAGATGTAATCTCAAAAATTCCGAACCCTACCCGTTCTTTTAAATAGTTGTGTAGCCAGTAGATTAGGCAAGCACTAACGATGGATTGAAGTGATATTTCTCGGAGTATGCCATCATTTCTTGCATTGCATCTGTGAAAATCGCAAAAACTTTTTCGACTAAATCAAATGCTTTCTCCCGATTGTCCTGAGTCAATCTTATGCTTTTGATAAACTCTTCCATATTGTCTGTTCCAGTGGCATGACCCGTTTCTACAAGATAATGATATCTGCCAAAGTAGCGATATCGCTGTTTGGATATTTTTCCAAGTTCCTGGGCTACCTCTGATGTCCAAAATAGTGCAACATTTCCTGTCGCTTCTATTGCTTCGATGACAACTAACTTCAAAACTGGATCTGTGTGAGCAATGCAAAGTGCAGCAAGTCGAGTACAGACTTGGCGCGTTTTAGAGGTTTCATCACTCCACATAAATCTTAGGGCATCGCTGAAGGGCATTTCGCGATCGATTCCCAAGGTTTTTAAGTCTTCAAGAAACCATTCCCAATGGTTATCATCTTCGTAAGTATGTAGATTAATGATTTCTTCTATTTTGCTAGTAGCTGGTTCTTTTCTCAGCACATACTTATTTAAGTCAGAAAATCCCATCACTAAAGGAGCTGCACAGGGGGCAAAAGCGAGTCGCTGTTTGGGGTCTATACTTTTATCTTGCATAAACTTGAATAGCTGCAACTGAGCAAATTCGCGTTTTTTCTCTTCAATTAACGCTAAAACTTCTTTCATGGTGGGGGTTGATGAAAATACTAACGAAATACTTACTCAATCGTAATTTTTCTGAAAAAAAATACATCCGAAAATACACTGAAATGTGGAAAACTCATAGAAACATCAAGTCTGGCTTTCAACAATGACACTGAAATGAATGCATACCAAAGCTTGCACTGACTTATTTGAATTGCTAATTGCTTTTTCTAAATTCTTTTTGTACGTGTTAATGATCAAAAAAAGCAGCTTTGAATGTTCAAAATAAGTATTTTTTGTAAATATATATACTTAGATTGGTTTTTTGCGCTTAGAGCAAAATTAAAATATCTTGTGTATTGGGCTTATCTTCGTACAAATCTCTTGGGCGACCAATTGGGAACGAGAAACCCAATATTAACGCTGTGATTTTGGCGTAAATTCAGAATGCGTACTACATTCACTGCTGTCTGGCTCGATCCTAAAACGTGCAAACTCGTAGTTGGTAAGGAATTCAAGCAAAAACCCCGCATCCTTTAAGCGAATGCAGGGTTTTTAAGATGGGGGTGGAGAGACTTGAACTCTCACGACCGATAAAGGTCAACGGATTTTAAGTCCGCAGCGTCTACCATTCCGCCACACCCCCGGTTCAAATTTTTTCAGAATACCAGTTTAGCAGGAATTGAGCTTTTGTTTGTTGCGACCCATAAAATTCCTGTTTAAGGACAACCCTTTACGTTGAGCAGTATGTCAAAATAGTGAAGCGAAAAACATTACCAAAAAAATCCCGATCGGTATGACCTTTCTAACCAATCTGATTTCCTCTGCTCCTGGAACTCTCGATCTCGATACCTTGCTCATTGCAGCACTATATTTATCGTTGAGCGTACTGTATTTAGTGATTCTGCCGGGGGGATTGTACCTATATTTACAAAAACGCTGGTACGTTGTTAGTTCTTTCGAGCGCGCATTTATGTATTTTCTGGTTTTCTTTTTCTTCCCAGGACTTTTGCTGTTGAGTCCTTTTTTGAACCTACGTCCCAAGCAACGCGAAGTTAAGGCGTAGTTCGCTCTGTTTGCCATGTTTGACGAGAAATAGCTTCATGCGACGAATTGATATTATTGGGATTGGTCTGGGGATTTTCCTCGCTGGCGGTGCGGCGTACCTCCTTTTGCAGATAGCTGGATTGGATGGCGTTACTGCTGGGATCTGGAGTCAAGCGTTGCTGGTTGTTGGTTTGCTGGGTTGGGTTGCAACTTACCTCTTCCGAGTGAGTACTAAAAATATGACCTACAACCAGCAGGTGAAGGATTATGAAGATGCAGTGATGCAAAAGCGTTTGGATGAGATGACACCGGAGGAGATCGAGAAGTTGCAGGCGGAAATCGAGCAAGAGTGAGCGGCTGTTGCGGCTCAAATATCGATCGCGGCACTTTAAAATCGGGATTTTCTAGTTTTTGGAGTTGCAAACGCTTTCTGGGAAATCTATTTTAGGTCAAACGTTTATGTCCGAACGGCGCATTACAATTTCCACGTCAACGCTGTTGTGGGTTGGGATCGTTGGATTGCTGGCAATCTTGTTGTGGCAATTGCAAGGTTTGCTTTTGGTTCTCGCGATCGCGGTGGTTATTGCCTCAACCTTAGCTCCTGTTATTCAGCGAGCGCAACGATGGGGAATTCCTCGCTGGCTTGCAGTATTCCTTGTCTATATCGGTTTAATTGCGGGGTTAATTGGAGTTGGCTCGATCGTCGGGGTTCCCGCGATCGATCAAATTCAGCGCTTAATCCGAAATTTGCCAGGATATCTCGATGTTCTTGAGAGCCTAACGGAAGATTTGGTAATGCGCACGGGAACGATTGACCCGGTGACGTTGGAACAAATTCGCCAATTTTTTGATTTACAGGCGATCGCGACGTGGGCGTTTCGTTCCTCACAACAGCTTCTGATTCGTTCCTACAGCGTCACGCGAGGTCTTTTAGGGGGAGCGTTCAGCGTAATTTTAGCTTTGTTGCTCTCGATTTATATGCTCATCGGTTCCGAGCAATTGGTACAGGGAATTCTCCGCTTGTTTCCCTCCCCTTGGAACGAGCGATTAGCTGCTCAAGTTCAACCGATGGGTCAACGGATGGGGGGCTATATACAGGGAAGAATTTTAGTTTCGACCATTTTAGCGGTTGTCATTAGTATTGGATTGAATTTTCTGGGTTTATCGGAATTTTCCCTGGGTTTGGGCGCGATCGCGGGATTAACAAATCTCATTCCTTTCTTTGGCCCTGTCTTGGGTTCAATTCCAGCATTAATTGTCGCGATCGCGCAAGGGGGATGGACGTTCCTTTGGGTATTGCTCCTTTTCCTCATGATCCAAAATCTAGAAACCTACCTCCTCGATCCCCTTTTGGTGGGTAGCACGGTGCGTATTCCCCCTCTCTACCAACTTCTTGCTGTCCTAGGCGGCGCGCAGGTTTTAGGGATTATTGGCGCACTTATCGTTCCACCGTGGGTTGCGGGAATTTCTGTTCTCTTGGAAAACCTCTATTTAAAACCCAAGTTACAAGCCGAGTTAGAGGAGGGAGATATTTGTGATGACGTGGGGACACGGGGACGCGGTGACGCGGTGAGAAATTCATAACTCACGTCTGATGTGTATTACCCAAAAGCTTTGGAAGCCCTCTCCCCCAACCCCTCTCCCAAATCTGGGAGAGGGGAGAAGATACAGTAAAATGTGGGTTTGGCAGCTCTAATTCACATCAAGCGTAACCCTAAACTTTTTCCCCCCTCAATTGTTCGCGATGGTGGGGTTCGAGTAAATTGGTCATATCGGGCCCTAGGGGAATGATTCCGCCGGGATTGAGGGGAAACAAATTGCCGTAATAGTCTCGTTTCACACTGTCTAAATCGCAGGTTTCCGCTACGCCGGGAAGTTGATACAAATCCCGCAAATAGGCGCTTAAATACTCGTAATCTCGAATGCGGCGGCGATTGCACTTGAATAATCCGTAATAGACCACATCAAAGCGAAATAGGGTGGTAAACAGCCGAACATCGGCTAAGGTTACGCTGTCTCCGCAGAGATAGCGATTTGTGGCAAGTGCTGCATCAATTTCATCGAGGGTGACGAATAGTTCGTTACAGGCTTTGGTATAGGCTTCTTGAGTTTGAGCAAAACCGCAACGATAGACACCATTATTCACCGCCGGGTAAATTTTGTCGTTCCAGCGATCGATTTGCGTTTGCCATTTGGGGGGGGATAAATCGAGGGTAGGGTGTTTAGCAAAGGCGTTGAAGTTCGCATTGAGCATGACAATAATTTCGGAACTTTCATTATTCACAATTGCCTTTTTTTTACTATCCCAAAGAACGGGAACCGTACAGCGTCCGGTGTAACCCGGTTGTGCGAGTTCGTAGAGTTCTGGAAGCGTGCGACATCCTTCTTCGGGATGGTCAAAAATCCAAATTCCTTCATCGGTGGAAGGGGAGACAATGGAGATCGCGATCGCGTCCTCTAATCCTTTTAATGCCCGCGTGACCAGGGTTCGGTGCGCCCAAGGACAGCCCAATCCTACATAAAGGCGGTAGCGTCCCGCTTTGGGGGGATGGGGGTTTCCCTCCTCCTCTCCAATGCTATTTCTGAACGCACTTTGGGGACGAATATATTCCCCTGTGGGATTGCTGGGTGCGAGTTTGGACATCATCACTTGCCACATTGTCGTCCAAACAAATTTGCCCAGTTTAACAATGTACTTCGAGGGAAGAGATTTACTTTTTTTGGGGTTTGCCATGTCAGCTAGCGCATTACTTAACTTGTTTCAGGCTACCCCTGAAAGTACTTTCTTAACCGTCTTCGTATAATTCTAGACTTGACTTTTGCAGCACGCGGACTGTCCATTTAGAAATATCTCTCTACCTCTGCAATAGGTAAATTCAATGCCTGAGCAACCTGTTCTGCGGTTAGACCCATTTCTCGTAGTTTGGGAATGGCATCTAATTGTGCCTGTTCTGCTTGCTGCTGTGCCTGTTCTGCTTGCTGCTGTGCTTGTTCTGCTGCCTCCTCCGGAAGGAGAACTAAATTACCCGCGCGATCGTAGAAACGCAGCCAATTTGCGAATTTTCCTTGAGCTTCTCCTTGCCAGTTCCCCAACCATAACTCTAACTTCTGGCACCACAACCACCCCTTTTCATTGGGTTGTAGGTCTTGGTAGCCTTGGTCTATGTCTAAATGCCATCCTTGCAAGGAATCTGGATTAAAAGGATCGTAGACGAAATAATCGGAAGTGCGGAAGACTTGCTCGTAAATTTCCTTTTTCTCGCCAAAATCCTTTTTCGCGGTGGAGGGAGAAAGCAACTCGACAATGACATCGGGATAGCGACCATTTTCTTGCCAACTGACCCAACCTTGACGCTCTTTTGTGCCATCAACATTGAGAACAACGAAAAAATCAGGACCTCGAAAGTCTTGGTTGCGAAGTTGTTCGAGATTGTAGTAAACGAACATATTTCCTCCAGCAAAGTAGCTGGAATCTCCCGCTCTAGCCGTTAGCATAGAACGGATAAGGACATTCATCCCGACACGGTGGCGATCGCTTTCCAAGGGTTCTCCGTCATCAAAAATAAGGTCGGTTGGAGGGGGTTCTGGAACCCAATCCGGTGCTAGAGCTGTATTGACTACTTCTGGAGTGGTTTCAAGAGACATGGTACAACCTCAAATGGTTGAATATTTTTTATGATATTGCACGTCTTGCTGAAGTGGGGAAACAACTCTTGTGTTTTCATGGGTTTAGAATACTTCAATCAATAAGACTATCCCACGTCATATTCTTCTTCAACCCTTGGGCCACTCTTAGTCTCTTCCCAACCAAGTAATCGGGAGTGTAGGGGAGGAAACATCCGAAGGAGACTTGGTTTCAGTATCAAGAACTTGTTCGACGCGATCGTACACCGCTTCAGCTTCTTCAAGGGAATTCCCAATACTGGTCAATCCTAGTTTGCCAAACTCCGACAGCGCTCCCATTAAATGGAAAATCGTTCCCGTCATCGTACTGCTATCAAAATGGAGGCGATGGCAGGTGATAATATCCATCAAATCCCTGGGAAGTAACCCCTGATAGCTCTCTTTTTGCAAATTATCGGAAGCAATGTAGTATTTGGCTAAACCGTGTTGACCGTACAGCAATCCTGTTTCTGGGTCGTACTTCCCATTAGTGAGAAGTTTCAGTGCCATAAAGGGGTGCGTCGTTCCCCCTTTACGCAGGTTAATTTCAATGGCTTGAATGTCCCATTCGGGGGTTTTTCCGGGATGGCGAACGGCAATAAAATCAACACCGTAGCGTTCCATTGCGCCTTTCTCTGCCAAAATCGCGCCAATTTTTGTCCCTAAGTCTTGTAAGTGCAGCCGATAGGCATTATCCGCCGGAAAACGGCAGCCGAGATAGATTTGTCCGTCGGGCCCACCGAGAATTTGATCGTGAGTGGAGAGAATTTCCACTCGACTGTCGGGGGTAATATAGCCTTGGAAACTGGGGGATCGCTTCTTTTCCCCTTCAATAAAGACTTCGACAATTGCGCCGAGTTCGGGGATGCGACTGGAAAAGGTTTCCCAGGTTTCATCGGTGGCTTGAAATTGGAGGTGAGGCAAACGATCGCGCAATTGGTTCGCACGCTCTTGTCTGCTGGTACAGTCTTGGATGGGACGCAAATCGAGCAGTGCATTCCCTTCCCCAGAAAAGCCTTCATTGAGTTTAATTACCATGCGCTGGAGATCGGGATTTCTCTCCCACAAATCCGTTGCGGCTTCTACTAAATCTTCGCGATTCCAAAGGTTGGAACTGCCATCGGGGTGAGGAATTCCAGCTTGCGCAAAAATCTCCCGACTGCCACTTTTAGACCCCCAATGGAGGAGTTCGGGGGAGGAGGCGAGGAGGGGAACTCCCAGTTTTAGGGATAATTCTTGTTCTAGGTGCGTGGCATTAAAACACACCATATAGGATTGTTGGGAACGCATGGCTTTGCGAATGCGCTGGACTAAGCGAGGGCGTTCTAGGATCTTTTGGGTGAGGGGTTTGAGGGAGTTATCGTAGGTGGAAAGGAGTAACAGGCGATCGCGCGCGTGGGAAAAAGGGATTCCGGGTAACAGTTGTAGGTAGTAATCAATTACCGTTGGGGAGAGGGGTTGCGCGGTGACATAAATTAAGCGCGTGCGGGGATTGCGCAGGCGAATGAGGGAAAAGAGCAACCGTTCTTCGTAATGAAGGAATCCGGCAACTTTGCCCAACTGTCGTTGGTCGATACTGAGGGAAGGGACGACGAGAATATCGCGATCCTCGTACTCGAACAAATTAATACTTTGCCAGCGATCGCGCAACTTTTCCTGCAATTGCCGAAACGCAACAGTTTCTTTCTCTTTCGATATTGTCATCCCTCCAACCCTCCTCCATAGCCCTTATACAGCTATCTTATGCGATTCATTGCAGTGAGGAGTTTACCATTTCTCTTGAGGCGATTTCCTGTACCGCGCGCTAGAGGTACAGGTTTCTTGAATTTCAACGGCGTACAATCCCGGCAATCCGACAACTTCGAGACGTTCAAAAACCCATTTCGCGATCGCCTCGCTGGTGGGATTGGGCAATCCGGTGGTTTCATTGAGATAGTAGTGATCGAGATAGCGATCGCGCAGAGGTTCAATATACTTCTCAATCTCCCCATAATCGATAATCATCCCCTGCTGAGAGCCAGATTCGATCAATTTTTCCCCTCGAACGTAAACGCGACCAATCCAGCTATGACCGTGCAAACGACTGCATTTCCCCTGATAATTGGGCAAGCGGTGTGCTGCTTCAAAGCGAAATTCTTTGTAAATCAACCACTCTTCCATCGGGACTAGGGAACCTCTAGATATTTGTGCAACTGTACGGAAAGTCGATAGGTGGGGAACTGTCTGAGTTGTGCGAGAACAATAGGAAGCGCGCGATCGCGCGATGTCCATTCCGGCTGCAAAAAAACGGGAATTCCATTCTCTTGCGGTAAATACCGGGCATAAAATTCTAACTCTAAACCCGTCTCCACCACCAGTTTAATTTCATTAGCACGCTCCCACATTTCGGGAACCACGGGATAGCGAGGACTGACGTGGGTTTTGGGACTGAGGGTAATCCACGCCTGGGGAGAGAGAGGTTGCCAAAATGCGCCGGAAGTTTCAACCGAAACGCTTCTTCCTGTTGCTTCAATCGCATCGATAAGTTTGGGTAATTGGGGATGAATTAAGGGTTCTCCCCCAGAAATAACAACGCGGCGCGATCGTAATTCTCCCAGCAACACCTCAATACTCCGCATCTCGCGTGGCAAATTGCCTCCCCCTTCCCCATACCCCGTATCGCACCAAGGACAGCGCACCGGACACCCCGCCAAACGAATAAAATCCACAGGCGAACCCATCCAGTACCCTTCCCCCTGGATCGTTTGTTGAAAGGTTTCGTGAATGGGAATGTAATCAGTCATCAGTCAACAGTCATCAGGAGAACTGGTAATTGGTAATTGATAATTGCTTAAGCAAGTCCCTCTTCATTGGGATACGTTACCGTAAGGTGGGAATTATAAATAAACCAAGTCGTAATTCCTTGAGGACTTCCCTCACTCAGTTGACCCTTTGCGGTGTCGGGTTGCCAAATCTTATGGAGGAAAATCTTGAGATGGTTATTCTCGGCTACTTCTGGTTCTTCAATTAGGGACAGTTGCGTGCCAAAGGGGATAGGAAACTGAGCGGTTGTGGCAAGTTCTGCGGTTGAGAGGGGTTTTTGCTTCAATACGGTTGCATAGCGAGCAATTCCAATTAAACCTTCTTCAAAAGCATACAAAGCTTGGGAAGAATCGTGATCGGAAACAGCGCCTACGCACTCAATGTCTTCCTTCTCCACATACCAGGTTACTCTATTGTCCAGTTTGCCTTCAATAAAAACCTTGTAGTGTCCTTCTGGTGATGGTTCTGGCGGTTGTACGAGGACAAATGTTCGATCTGCTTCAATATTAGCGCGATCGCGCGCCTCTAGATTCTTTGCTGCTGTGGGTTTTTGTTTGAATGTCGTGTCTCGAACGACGCGCATGAGTAGCTTAGTCATAAAGACATACCCCCTCTTTTTCCGATCGTTGATGTTTCCGAGTCTAACGCGAAATGAGGTGACGGGGAGATTGGTGTTATTGTTTGTGAAATTTGTCCAAAGAGCAGATTGTCATTCTGTATTTGTGTTTAATCAAATTAAGTGGAATGTCACTGAAATAAGAGTTCACCAATCGCCAAAAGCTTTGATATTTCGTAGGGTGGGCAGCGCCCACCAGCTTTAAGTCAGTGCCATTTAAATTAAGTTTCATTACAAAATTCAGAAGGTTGTTCCATGTCAAATTTCCCAAACCGGGTAGATTATTTGCGAATTAGTTTGATCGATCGCTGTAATTTTCGCTGTCAATACTGTATGCCAGAAGGGACGGAACTGGACTACCTTCTCAATCAGGAATTACTGACGACAGAAGAAATTTTGATACTACTCCAAGGGGTTTTCATTCCGTTGGGATTTCGCAAATTTCGCTTAACGGGAGGGGAACCGTTGCTGCGTCCTGGGGTTGTGGAATTGGTTCGCGCGATCGCGCACCTACCGGAAACTGAAGATTTAGCCCTTACCACCAACGGTTTCCGCTTGGGGAAAATGGCGCAAGACCTCTACGACGCGGGATTGCGAAGGGTGAATATCAGCCTGGATTCTCTCCAAGCCGACACCTTTGACAAAATCATCGGAAATCGGGGAAGAAGTCGCTGGGAGCAAACCTGGGAGGGCATTCAGACTGCGCATCAGGTAGGGTTCGATCCCCTGAAATTGAATGTGGTAGTCATTCCGGGGGTTAATGATGGGGAAATTCTCGATCTCGCCGCCTTAAGCCGCGATCGCGCGTGGCATATTCGCTTTATTGAATTTATGCCCATTGGTAACGATCAATTATTCCGCGATCGCGCCTGGATTCCCTCAGAAGAAATTCGCACCGCCATTCGAGAAAAATGGGGTTTAGAAAGTTCTAGCATCCTGGGAAACGGCCCTGCGGATGTGTTTCAAATCCCCGGCGCGAAAGGAACTTTAGGGTTCATCAGCCAAATGTCCGAATGTTTTTGCGATCGCTGCAACCGAATGCGCCTCTCCGCCGATGGGTGGTTGCGTCCTTGCCTCCTCAACGAAACCGGGCAAATCGACCTCAAAACCTCTCTCCGCAATGGAATAAGCATCGAAAAACTTAGAGAATCCGTTCGCCAAATCCTTATCCTCAAACCCGAAATCAATTTCAAAGGGAGAGACACCGGAACCGAAACCCAAACCTATACCCGCACGATGTCTCAAATTGGTGGATGATAGGAGTTATGAGTTCAGAGTTCAGAATTCAGAGTTCAGAATTACGTCTAAGATGACTTCATCAAATATTCGCGTCAATTTACCACAAAACTCCTACGATATCGCGATCGCGCCCGGTTCTCTTTCGCAACTGGGAAATAGCCTGAGCGAATTGAATATAGGGAAAAAAGTTCTCCTCGTCTCCAATTCCACCATTTTCAAACACTACGGCGAACAAACGATTAATTCTCTCCAAGATGCAGGCTTTGAAGCCTGTTACCACCTCATTCCCGCCGGAGAACGCCACAAAACCCCTGCCTCTATCCGAAAACTCTACGATACAGCCCTAAAAAATCGCCTAGAACGTTCCTCAACCCTTATTGCCCTTGGCGGTGGGGTGATTGGGGATATGACCGGGTTTGCGGCGGCGACGTGGCTGCGCGGCATCAATTTCGTGCAAGTGCCAACCTCCCTCCTGGCAATGGTCGATGCGGCAATTGGCGGGAAAACCGGGGTCAACCATCCCAGGGGGAAAAACCTCATCGGTGCATTTCACCAACCCAAACGGGTTCTGATCGATCCCCAGGTATTAACAACCCTTCCGGCAAGGGAATTTCGTGCAGGGATGGCAGAAGTCATTAAATACGGCGTAATTTGGGACACAGAACTTTTTGAACGGCTTGAGGCGGCAAAACGCTTAGATAGCTTGCGCTACGTTGACCCAGAGTTATTACAAACCATTCTCGCGCGATCGGTGCAAGCCAAAGCCGATGTGGTGAGTAAAGACGAAAAAGAAGCCGGACTGCGCGCTATCTTAAACTACGGTCACACCATCGGACATGGGGTTGAAAGCCTCACCGGATATCGCCTCGTCAATCACGGGGAAGCCGTTGGAATCGGCATGGTTGTTGCTGGAGAACTCGCTGCTGCAATGGAGATGTGGCAACCCGACGAAGCGCAACGCCAAAATGCTTTAATTGAAAAAACGGGTCTACCCACGCAAATTCCCTCCATGTTAACTGCGCGCGCGATCGCGGACAGCCTCAAAAACGACAAAAAAGTCAAAGCCGGAAAAGTCCGTTTCATCCTCCCCACCCACATCGGTTCTGTCACCATCACCGACGACGTTAACCCCGATATTCTTCACGAAGTCCTTCAAAAAAACATCCAAAAAACCCCATAAACTCAATTAGCAGTTAGTCAGTGTAGGAATGAGGGTAGGATATTTCCGGATCCAGGTCAGTCTGCTAAACCTAAATAATGGTCGGTAAAAGAGTAAATTCTCAGATAGTAATATTCTGGAGTTTAGACGAAACGAGAGAGAAAGGGAGAGAATGAAAATTGACTAAAAAGAATCATCCTCTCCCCCATGAATTGTCAGCGATTAACCCAATTCCGTCAATCGGCATACCAATTGCTAGGTCAAGCTAAAGATGCCACCTTTGAGCTGATGGAGGCAGTGCTACTCACTCGAAGCATCTCATCGTTTGCCGAACTGACTTTATCTCCAGTATTCCGCCGTCGATGGCCAAGTATCTATGAAGCCCTAGAAGATAGTCGTCCTCAGAGTGAGGAATTAAGCCGACTCTACAGTGCGCAAATCCCTCAAAATCACCCGAACAGTGCCAAAGATGGAGTGATTTGATGCCCTTAATGACTTGGCAACTTTGGTTGGCTCGTGAGATAGTCGTTGATAGCCCCTTACCTTGGCAAAAGCCCAACCCACCTGAGCGACTGACTCCTGGGCGAGTTGCGCAAAGCTTAGGAGGGATTTTAGCTCGCATTGGGACTCCAGCACTGGCCCCCAAACCCCGTGGAAAGTCTCCGGGTTGGCCCAAGGGTCAGAAACGACGTAAAAAACCCCGTTATCCGATGGTCAAGAAAGGTTTTTCTCACCGCAAAAAGCGAAAACCGAGCTAAAATTTTCTCCCACTCGGCTACTGTGACGGCTTTGCTCACCTTAATTTTTAGGCTGGGCTATTTTCCGTAGTCTAAACTCCAGGAAATAAGTTGGTCTTGCCAAAGATGCCGTTCGCCTAGAAACTAAATCTGGGCGATTTATCAGGCTCGATCCCTAAAGATGCAAATACTCCTCAAAATTTCAAGACTTATTGATTCCCTCAATGAATGGGTAGGACGACTCGCCTACGGACTCGTTCTACTCATGGTTGGCATAGGAGTCTGGAACGTGATTGGACGCTACCTCGGACGCTATTTAGGGGAAAGCTTAACCTCCAATGTCTTCATTGAGATGCAATGGTATCTCTTCGCCATTATCTTTCTCCTTGGAGCCGCATACGCCCTCAAACACGACGAACACGTTCGCGTCGATCTTTTTTACAAAGACTGGAGTCAAAAAAAGAAAGCCCTCGCCAACCTCATTGGAACCTTCCTCTTTCTCCTTCCCTTCTGCGCAATGGCAATCTACTTTTCTTGGAACCCTATCCTT comes from the Lusitaniella coriacea LEGE 07157 genome and includes:
- a CDS encoding Uma2 family endonuclease, which gives rise to MSLETTPEVVNTALAPDWVPEPPPTDLIFDDGEPLESDRHRVGMNVLIRSMLTARAGDSSYFAGGNMFVYYNLEQLRNQDFRGPDFFVVLNVDGTKERQGWVSWQENGRYPDVIVELLSPSTAKKDFGEKKEIYEQVFRTSDYFVYDPFNPDSLQGWHLDIDQGYQDLQPNEKGWLWCQKLELWLGNWQGEAQGKFANWLRFYDRAGNLVLLPEEAAEQAQQQAEQAQQQAEQAQLDAIPKLREMGLTAEQVAQALNLPIAEVERYF
- a CDS encoding 7-carboxy-7-deazaguanine synthase QueE, which produces MTDYIPIHETFQQTIQGEGYWMGSPVDFIRLAGCPVRCPWCDTGYGEGGGNLPREMRSIEVLLGELRSRRVVISGGEPLIHPQLPKLIDAIEATGRSVSVETSGAFWQPLSPQAWITLSPKTHVSPRYPVVPEMWERANEIKLVVETGLELEFYARYLPQENGIPVFLQPEWTSRDRALPIVLAQLRQFPTYRLSVQLHKYLEVP
- a CDS encoding DUF3007 family protein, translated to MRRIDIIGIGLGIFLAGGAAYLLLQIAGLDGVTAGIWSQALLVVGLLGWVATYLFRVSTKNMTYNQQVKDYEDAVMQKRLDEMTPEEIEKLQAEIEQE
- the queD gene encoding 6-carboxytetrahydropterin synthase QueD; translated protein: MEEWLIYKEFRFEAAHRLPNYQGKCSRLHGHSWIGRVYVRGEKLIESGSQQGMIIDYGEIEKYIEPLRDRYLDHYYLNETTGLPNPTSEAIAKWVFERLEVVGLPGLYAVEIQETCTSSARYRKSPQEKW
- the moaA gene encoding GTP 3',8-cyclase MoaA, translated to MSNFPNRVDYLRISLIDRCNFRCQYCMPEGTELDYLLNQELLTTEEILILLQGVFIPLGFRKFRLTGGEPLLRPGVVELVRAIAHLPETEDLALTTNGFRLGKMAQDLYDAGLRRVNISLDSLQADTFDKIIGNRGRSRWEQTWEGIQTAHQVGFDPLKLNVVVIPGVNDGEILDLAALSRDRAWHIRFIEFMPIGNDQLFRDRAWIPSEEIRTAIREKWGLESSSILGNGPADVFQIPGAKGTLGFISQMSECFCDRCNRMRLSADGWLRPCLLNETGQIDLKTSLRNGISIEKLRESVRQILILKPEINFKGRDTGTETQTYTRTMSQIGG
- the ndhL gene encoding NAD(P)H-quinone oxidoreductase subunit L, which encodes MTFLTNLISSAPGTLDLDTLLIAALYLSLSVLYLVILPGGLYLYLQKRWYVVSSFERAFMYFLVFFFFPGLLLLSPFLNLRPKQREVKA
- a CDS encoding peptide ligase PGM1-related protein, whose amino-acid sequence is MTISKEKETVAFRQLQEKLRDRWQSINLFEYEDRDILVVPSLSIDQRQLGKVAGFLHYEERLLFSLIRLRNPRTRLIYVTAQPLSPTVIDYYLQLLPGIPFSHARDRLLLLSTYDNSLKPLTQKILERPRLVQRIRKAMRSQQSYMVCFNATHLEQELSLKLGVPLLASSPELLHWGSKSGSREIFAQAGIPHPDGSSNLWNREDLVEAATDLWERNPDLQRMVIKLNEGFSGEGNALLDLRPIQDCTSRQERANQLRDRLPHLQFQATDETWETFSSRIPELGAIVEVFIEGEKKRSPSFQGYITPDSRVEILSTHDQILGGPDGQIYLGCRFPADNAYRLHLQDLGTKIGAILAEKGAMERYGVDFIAVRHPGKTPEWDIQAIEINLRKGGTTHPFMALKLLTNGKYDPETGLLYGQHGLAKYYIASDNLQKESYQGLLPRDLMDIITCHRLHFDSSTMTGTIFHLMGALSEFGKLGLTSIGNSLEEAEAVYDRVEQVLDTETKSPSDVSSPTLPITWLGRD
- a CDS encoding glutathione S-transferase family protein → MANPKKSKSLPSKYIVKLGKFVWTTMWQVMMSKLAPSNPTGEYIRPQSAFRNSIGEEEGNPHPPKAGRYRLYVGLGCPWAHRTLVTRALKGLEDAIAISIVSPSTDEGIWIFDHPEEGCRTLPELYELAQPGYTGRCTVPVLWDSKKKAIVNNESSEIIVMLNANFNAFAKHPTLDLSPPKWQTQIDRWNDKIYPAVNNGVYRCGFAQTQEAYTKACNELFVTLDEIDAALATNRYLCGDSVTLADVRLFTTLFRFDVVYYGLFKCNRRRIRDYEYLSAYLRDLYQLPGVAETCDLDSVKRDYYGNLFPLNPGGIIPLGPDMTNLLEPHHREQLRGEKV
- a CDS encoding AI-2E family transporter; the protein is MSERRITISTSTLLWVGIVGLLAILLWQLQGLLLVLAIAVVIASTLAPVIQRAQRWGIPRWLAVFLVYIGLIAGLIGVGSIVGVPAIDQIQRLIRNLPGYLDVLESLTEDLVMRTGTIDPVTLEQIRQFFDLQAIATWAFRSSQQLLIRSYSVTRGLLGGAFSVILALLLSIYMLIGSEQLVQGILRLFPSPWNERLAAQVQPMGQRMGGYIQGRILVSTILAVVISIGLNFLGLSEFSLGLGAIAGLTNLIPFFGPVLGSIPALIVAIAQGGWTFLWVLLLFLMIQNLETYLLDPLLVGSTVRIPPLYQLLAVLGGAQVLGIIGALIVPPWVAGISVLLENLYLKPKLQAELEEGDICDDVGTRGRGDAVRNS